A genome region from Camelus ferus isolate YT-003-E chromosome 25, BCGSAC_Cfer_1.0, whole genome shotgun sequence includes the following:
- the HSF1 gene encoding heat shock factor protein 1 isoform X1 yields MDLPVGPGAAGPSNVPAFLTKLWTLVSDPDTDALICWSPGLRQGSRPRGRDQSGNSFHVFDQGQFAKEVLPKYFKHNNMASFVRQLNMYGFRKVVHIEQGGLVKPERDDTEFQHPCFLRGQEQLLENIKRKVTSVSTLRSEDVKIRQDSVTKLLTDVQLMKGKQESMDSKLLAMKHENEALWREVASLRQKHAQQQKVVNKLIQFLISLVQSNRILGVKRKIPLMLSDGGPAHPVPKFGRQFSLEHVHGSGPYSTPSPAYSSSSLYAPDAVASSGPIISDITELGPSSPGASPGANRDERSLSGSSLVRVKEEPPSPPQSPRAEDASPGHPSSVVDTPLSPTALIDSILRESEPAPPASATPLLDEGGRPPSPLPASAPEKCLSVACLDNLARAPLMSGVARLFPCPSSSLHGRVQPGTELSDHLDAMDSNLDNLQTMLTSHGFSVDTSALLDLFSPSVTVPDMSLPDLDSSLASIQELLSPQEPPRPLEAENSSPDSGKQLVHYTAQPLLLVDPGSVDVGSSDLPVLFELGEGSYFSEGDDYADDPTISLLTGSEPPKAKDPTVS; encoded by the exons ATGGATCTGCCCGTGGGCCCGGGCGCGGCGGGGCCCAGCAACGTCCCGGCTTTCCTGACCAAGCTGTGGACCCTCGTGAGCGACCCGGACACGGACGCGCTTATCTGCTGGAGCCCG GGCCTCCGGCAAGGATCCAGGCCAAGGGGCAGAGACCAG AGCGGGAACAGCTTCCACGTGTTTGACCAGGGCCAGTTCGCCAAGGAGGTGCTGCCCAAGTACTTCAAGCACAACAACATGGCCAGCTTCGTGCGGCAGCTCAACATGT ATGGCTTCCGGAAGGTGGTCCACATTGAGCAGGGGGGTCTGGTCAAGCCAGAGAGGGACGACACTGAGTTCCAGCACCCCTGCTTCCTGCGTGGCCAGGAGCAGCTCCTTGAGAACATCAAGAGGAAAGTGACCAGT GTGTCCACCCTGCGGAGCGAGGACGTGAAGATTCGCCAGGACAGTGTCACCAAGCTGCTGACTGACGTGCAGCTGATGAAGGGGAAGCAGGAGAGCATGGACTCCAAACTGTTGGCCATGAAGCA CGAGAACGAGGCCCTGTGGCGGGAGGTGGCCAGCTTGCGGCAGAAGCACGCCCAGCAGCAGAAGGTCGTCAACAAG ctcaTCCAGTTCCTCATCTCGCTGGTGCAGTCCAACCGGATCCTGGGGGTGAAGAGAAAGAT ccccctGATGCTCAGTGATGGTGGCCCTGCGCACCCTGTGCCCAAATTCGGCCGCCAGTTCTCCCTGGAGCACGTCCACGGCTCTGGTCCCTACTCG ACTCCATCCCCGGCCTACAGCAGCTCCAGTCTCTATGCCCCAGACGCGGTGGCCAGCTCCGGACCCATCATCTCCGATATCACTGAGCTGGGCCCCAGCAGCCCCGGGGCTTCCCCGGGCGCCAACAGAGATGAGAG GTCTCTGTCCGGCAGCTCCCTGGTTCGAGTCAAGGAGGAGCCCCCTAGCCCACCTCAGAGCCCCCGGGCAGAGGATGCCAGTCCTGGGCACCCATCCTCCGTTGTGGACACCCCGCTGTCCCCGACCGCCCTCATTGACTCCATCCTGCGGGAGAGCGAGCCCGCCCCTCCTGCCTCGGCCACTCCCCTCCTGGATGAGGGGGGCCGccccccctctcccctgcccgcCTCGGCCCCCGAGAAGTGCCTCAGCGTAGCCTGCCTGGACAA TTTGGCTCGCGCTCCACTGATGTCTGGGGTCGCCcgcctcttcccctgcccctcttcctctctgcatGGCCGAGTCCAGCCAGG GACGGAGCTCAGTGACCACTTGGACGCCATGGACTCCAACCTGGACAACCTGCAGACCATGCTGACCAGCCACGGCTTCAGCGTGGACACCAGTGCCCTGCTGGAT CTGTTCAGCCCCTCGGTGACCGTGCCAGACATGAGCCTGCCCGACCTTGACAGCAGCCTGGCCAGT ATCCAGGagctcctctctccccaggagCCCCCCAGGCCTCTCGAGGCAGAGAACAGCAGCCCTGACTCAG GGAAGCAGCTGGTGCACTACACggcccagcccctgctcctggtGGACCCAGGCTCCGTGGACGTGGGGAGCAGCGACCTGCCGGTGCTCTTCGAGCTGGGGGAGGGCTCCTACTTCTCCGAGGGGGATGACTACGCAGATGACCCCACCATCTCCCTGCTGACAGGCTCTGAGCCCCCCAAAGCCAAGGACCCCACTGTCTCCTAG
- the HSF1 gene encoding heat shock factor protein 1 isoform X5 produces the protein MDLPVGPGAAGPSNVPAFLTKLWTLVSDPDTDALICWSPSGNSFHVFDQGQFAKEVLPKYFKHNNMASFVRQLNMYGFRKVVHIEQGGLVKPERDDTEFQHPCFLRGQEQLLENIKRKVTSVSTLRSEDVKIRQDSVTKLLTDVQLMKGKQESMDSKLLAMKHENEALWREVASLRQKHAQQQKVVNKLIQFLISLVQSNRILGVKRKIPLMLSDGGPAHPVPKFGRQFSLEHVHGSGPYSTPSPAYSSSSLYAPDAVASSGPIISDITELGPSSPGASPGANRDERSLSGSSLVRVKEEPPSPPQSPRAEDASPGHPSSVVDTPLSPTALIDSILRESEPAPPASATPLLDEGGRPPSPLPASAPEKCLSVACLDKTELSDHLDAMDSNLDNLQTMLTSHGFSVDTSALLDLFSPSVTVPDMSLPDLDSSLASIQELLSPQEPPRPLEAENSSPDSGKQLVHYTAQPLLLVDPGSVDVGSSDLPVLFELGEGSYFSEGDDYADDPTISLLTGSEPPKAKDPTVS, from the exons ATGGATCTGCCCGTGGGCCCGGGCGCGGCGGGGCCCAGCAACGTCCCGGCTTTCCTGACCAAGCTGTGGACCCTCGTGAGCGACCCGGACACGGACGCGCTTATCTGCTGGAGCCCG AGCGGGAACAGCTTCCACGTGTTTGACCAGGGCCAGTTCGCCAAGGAGGTGCTGCCCAAGTACTTCAAGCACAACAACATGGCCAGCTTCGTGCGGCAGCTCAACATGT ATGGCTTCCGGAAGGTGGTCCACATTGAGCAGGGGGGTCTGGTCAAGCCAGAGAGGGACGACACTGAGTTCCAGCACCCCTGCTTCCTGCGTGGCCAGGAGCAGCTCCTTGAGAACATCAAGAGGAAAGTGACCAGT GTGTCCACCCTGCGGAGCGAGGACGTGAAGATTCGCCAGGACAGTGTCACCAAGCTGCTGACTGACGTGCAGCTGATGAAGGGGAAGCAGGAGAGCATGGACTCCAAACTGTTGGCCATGAAGCA CGAGAACGAGGCCCTGTGGCGGGAGGTGGCCAGCTTGCGGCAGAAGCACGCCCAGCAGCAGAAGGTCGTCAACAAG ctcaTCCAGTTCCTCATCTCGCTGGTGCAGTCCAACCGGATCCTGGGGGTGAAGAGAAAGAT ccccctGATGCTCAGTGATGGTGGCCCTGCGCACCCTGTGCCCAAATTCGGCCGCCAGTTCTCCCTGGAGCACGTCCACGGCTCTGGTCCCTACTCG ACTCCATCCCCGGCCTACAGCAGCTCCAGTCTCTATGCCCCAGACGCGGTGGCCAGCTCCGGACCCATCATCTCCGATATCACTGAGCTGGGCCCCAGCAGCCCCGGGGCTTCCCCGGGCGCCAACAGAGATGAGAG GTCTCTGTCCGGCAGCTCCCTGGTTCGAGTCAAGGAGGAGCCCCCTAGCCCACCTCAGAGCCCCCGGGCAGAGGATGCCAGTCCTGGGCACCCATCCTCCGTTGTGGACACCCCGCTGTCCCCGACCGCCCTCATTGACTCCATCCTGCGGGAGAGCGAGCCCGCCCCTCCTGCCTCGGCCACTCCCCTCCTGGATGAGGGGGGCCGccccccctctcccctgcccgcCTCGGCCCCCGAGAAGTGCCTCAGCGTAGCCTGCCTGGACAA GACGGAGCTCAGTGACCACTTGGACGCCATGGACTCCAACCTGGACAACCTGCAGACCATGCTGACCAGCCACGGCTTCAGCGTGGACACCAGTGCCCTGCTGGAT CTGTTCAGCCCCTCGGTGACCGTGCCAGACATGAGCCTGCCCGACCTTGACAGCAGCCTGGCCAGT ATCCAGGagctcctctctccccaggagCCCCCCAGGCCTCTCGAGGCAGAGAACAGCAGCCCTGACTCAG GGAAGCAGCTGGTGCACTACACggcccagcccctgctcctggtGGACCCAGGCTCCGTGGACGTGGGGAGCAGCGACCTGCCGGTGCTCTTCGAGCTGGGGGAGGGCTCCTACTTCTCCGAGGGGGATGACTACGCAGATGACCCCACCATCTCCCTGCTGACAGGCTCTGAGCCCCCCAAAGCCAAGGACCCCACTGTCTCCTAG
- the HSF1 gene encoding heat shock factor protein 1 isoform X3 gives MDLPVGPGAAGPSNVPAFLTKLWTLVSDPDTDALICWSPSGNSFHVFDQGQFAKEVLPKYFKHNNMASFVRQLNMYGFRKVVHIEQGGLVKPERDDTEFQHPCFLRGQEQLLENIKRKVTSVSTLRSEDVKIRQDSVTKLLTDVQLMKGKQESMDSKLLAMKHENEALWREVASLRQKHAQQQKVVNKLIQFLISLVQSNRILGVKRKIPLMLSDGGPAHPVPKFGRQFSLEHVHGSGPYSTPSPAYSSSSLYAPDAVASSGPIISDITELGPSSPGASPGANRDERSLSGSSLVRVKEEPPSPPQSPRAEDASPGHPSSVVDTPLSPTALIDSILRESEPAPPASATPLLDEGGRPPSPLPASAPEKCLSVACLDNLARAPLMSGVARLFPCPSSSLHGRVQPGTELSDHLDAMDSNLDNLQTMLTSHGFSVDTSALLDLFSPSVTVPDMSLPDLDSSLASIQELLSPQEPPRPLEAENSSPDSGKQLVHYTAQPLLLVDPGSVDVGSSDLPVLFELGEGSYFSEGDDYADDPTISLLTGSEPPKAKDPTVS, from the exons ATGGATCTGCCCGTGGGCCCGGGCGCGGCGGGGCCCAGCAACGTCCCGGCTTTCCTGACCAAGCTGTGGACCCTCGTGAGCGACCCGGACACGGACGCGCTTATCTGCTGGAGCCCG AGCGGGAACAGCTTCCACGTGTTTGACCAGGGCCAGTTCGCCAAGGAGGTGCTGCCCAAGTACTTCAAGCACAACAACATGGCCAGCTTCGTGCGGCAGCTCAACATGT ATGGCTTCCGGAAGGTGGTCCACATTGAGCAGGGGGGTCTGGTCAAGCCAGAGAGGGACGACACTGAGTTCCAGCACCCCTGCTTCCTGCGTGGCCAGGAGCAGCTCCTTGAGAACATCAAGAGGAAAGTGACCAGT GTGTCCACCCTGCGGAGCGAGGACGTGAAGATTCGCCAGGACAGTGTCACCAAGCTGCTGACTGACGTGCAGCTGATGAAGGGGAAGCAGGAGAGCATGGACTCCAAACTGTTGGCCATGAAGCA CGAGAACGAGGCCCTGTGGCGGGAGGTGGCCAGCTTGCGGCAGAAGCACGCCCAGCAGCAGAAGGTCGTCAACAAG ctcaTCCAGTTCCTCATCTCGCTGGTGCAGTCCAACCGGATCCTGGGGGTGAAGAGAAAGAT ccccctGATGCTCAGTGATGGTGGCCCTGCGCACCCTGTGCCCAAATTCGGCCGCCAGTTCTCCCTGGAGCACGTCCACGGCTCTGGTCCCTACTCG ACTCCATCCCCGGCCTACAGCAGCTCCAGTCTCTATGCCCCAGACGCGGTGGCCAGCTCCGGACCCATCATCTCCGATATCACTGAGCTGGGCCCCAGCAGCCCCGGGGCTTCCCCGGGCGCCAACAGAGATGAGAG GTCTCTGTCCGGCAGCTCCCTGGTTCGAGTCAAGGAGGAGCCCCCTAGCCCACCTCAGAGCCCCCGGGCAGAGGATGCCAGTCCTGGGCACCCATCCTCCGTTGTGGACACCCCGCTGTCCCCGACCGCCCTCATTGACTCCATCCTGCGGGAGAGCGAGCCCGCCCCTCCTGCCTCGGCCACTCCCCTCCTGGATGAGGGGGGCCGccccccctctcccctgcccgcCTCGGCCCCCGAGAAGTGCCTCAGCGTAGCCTGCCTGGACAA TTTGGCTCGCGCTCCACTGATGTCTGGGGTCGCCcgcctcttcccctgcccctcttcctctctgcatGGCCGAGTCCAGCCAGG GACGGAGCTCAGTGACCACTTGGACGCCATGGACTCCAACCTGGACAACCTGCAGACCATGCTGACCAGCCACGGCTTCAGCGTGGACACCAGTGCCCTGCTGGAT CTGTTCAGCCCCTCGGTGACCGTGCCAGACATGAGCCTGCCCGACCTTGACAGCAGCCTGGCCAGT ATCCAGGagctcctctctccccaggagCCCCCCAGGCCTCTCGAGGCAGAGAACAGCAGCCCTGACTCAG GGAAGCAGCTGGTGCACTACACggcccagcccctgctcctggtGGACCCAGGCTCCGTGGACGTGGGGAGCAGCGACCTGCCGGTGCTCTTCGAGCTGGGGGAGGGCTCCTACTTCTCCGAGGGGGATGACTACGCAGATGACCCCACCATCTCCCTGCTGACAGGCTCTGAGCCCCCCAAAGCCAAGGACCCCACTGTCTCCTAG
- the HSF1 gene encoding heat shock factor protein 1 isoform X4: MDLPVGPGAAGPSNVPAFLTKLWTLVSDPDTDALICWSPGLRQGSRPRGRDQSGNSFHVFDQGQFAKEVLPKYFKHNNMASFVRQLNMYGFRKVVHIEQGGLVKPERDDTEFQHPCFLRGQEQLLENIKRKVTSVSTLRSEDVKIRQDSVTKLLTDVQLMKGKQESMDSKLLAMKHENEALWREVASLRQKHAQQQKVVNKLIQFLISLVQSNRILGVKRKIPLMLSDGGPAHPVPKFGRQFSLEHVHGSGPYSTPSPAYSSSSLYAPDAVASSGPIISDITELGPSSPGASPGANRDERSLSGSSLVRVKEEPPSPPQSPRAEDASPGHPSSVVDTPLSPTALIDSILRESEPAPPASATPLLDEGGRPPSPLPASAPEKCLSVACLDKTELSDHLDAMDSNLDNLQTMLTSHGFSVDTSALLDLFSPSVTVPDMSLPDLDSSLASIQELLSPQEPPRPLEAENSSPDSGKQLVHYTAQPLLLVDPGSVDVGSSDLPVLFELGEGSYFSEGDDYADDPTISLLTGSEPPKAKDPTVS, translated from the exons ATGGATCTGCCCGTGGGCCCGGGCGCGGCGGGGCCCAGCAACGTCCCGGCTTTCCTGACCAAGCTGTGGACCCTCGTGAGCGACCCGGACACGGACGCGCTTATCTGCTGGAGCCCG GGCCTCCGGCAAGGATCCAGGCCAAGGGGCAGAGACCAG AGCGGGAACAGCTTCCACGTGTTTGACCAGGGCCAGTTCGCCAAGGAGGTGCTGCCCAAGTACTTCAAGCACAACAACATGGCCAGCTTCGTGCGGCAGCTCAACATGT ATGGCTTCCGGAAGGTGGTCCACATTGAGCAGGGGGGTCTGGTCAAGCCAGAGAGGGACGACACTGAGTTCCAGCACCCCTGCTTCCTGCGTGGCCAGGAGCAGCTCCTTGAGAACATCAAGAGGAAAGTGACCAGT GTGTCCACCCTGCGGAGCGAGGACGTGAAGATTCGCCAGGACAGTGTCACCAAGCTGCTGACTGACGTGCAGCTGATGAAGGGGAAGCAGGAGAGCATGGACTCCAAACTGTTGGCCATGAAGCA CGAGAACGAGGCCCTGTGGCGGGAGGTGGCCAGCTTGCGGCAGAAGCACGCCCAGCAGCAGAAGGTCGTCAACAAG ctcaTCCAGTTCCTCATCTCGCTGGTGCAGTCCAACCGGATCCTGGGGGTGAAGAGAAAGAT ccccctGATGCTCAGTGATGGTGGCCCTGCGCACCCTGTGCCCAAATTCGGCCGCCAGTTCTCCCTGGAGCACGTCCACGGCTCTGGTCCCTACTCG ACTCCATCCCCGGCCTACAGCAGCTCCAGTCTCTATGCCCCAGACGCGGTGGCCAGCTCCGGACCCATCATCTCCGATATCACTGAGCTGGGCCCCAGCAGCCCCGGGGCTTCCCCGGGCGCCAACAGAGATGAGAG GTCTCTGTCCGGCAGCTCCCTGGTTCGAGTCAAGGAGGAGCCCCCTAGCCCACCTCAGAGCCCCCGGGCAGAGGATGCCAGTCCTGGGCACCCATCCTCCGTTGTGGACACCCCGCTGTCCCCGACCGCCCTCATTGACTCCATCCTGCGGGAGAGCGAGCCCGCCCCTCCTGCCTCGGCCACTCCCCTCCTGGATGAGGGGGGCCGccccccctctcccctgcccgcCTCGGCCCCCGAGAAGTGCCTCAGCGTAGCCTGCCTGGACAA GACGGAGCTCAGTGACCACTTGGACGCCATGGACTCCAACCTGGACAACCTGCAGACCATGCTGACCAGCCACGGCTTCAGCGTGGACACCAGTGCCCTGCTGGAT CTGTTCAGCCCCTCGGTGACCGTGCCAGACATGAGCCTGCCCGACCTTGACAGCAGCCTGGCCAGT ATCCAGGagctcctctctccccaggagCCCCCCAGGCCTCTCGAGGCAGAGAACAGCAGCCCTGACTCAG GGAAGCAGCTGGTGCACTACACggcccagcccctgctcctggtGGACCCAGGCTCCGTGGACGTGGGGAGCAGCGACCTGCCGGTGCTCTTCGAGCTGGGGGAGGGCTCCTACTTCTCCGAGGGGGATGACTACGCAGATGACCCCACCATCTCCCTGCTGACAGGCTCTGAGCCCCCCAAAGCCAAGGACCCCACTGTCTCCTAG
- the HSF1 gene encoding heat shock factor protein 1 isoform X2 yields the protein MDLPVGPGAAGPSNVPAFLTKLWTLVSDPDTDALICWSPGLRQGSRPRGRDQSGNSFHVFDQGQFAKEVLPKYFKHNNMASFVRQLNMYGFRKVVHIEQGGLVKPERDDTEFQHPCFLRGQEQLLENIKRKVTSVSTLRSEDVKIRQDSVTKLLTDVQLMKGKQESMDSKLLAMKHENEALWREVASLRQKHAQQQKVVNKLIQFLISLVQSNRILGVKRKIPLMLSDGGPAHPVPKFGRQFSLEHVHGSGPYSTPSPAYSSSSLYAPDAVASSGPIISDITELGPSSPGASPGANRDERSLSGSSLVRVKEEPPSPPQSPRAEDASPGHPSSVVDTPLSPTALIDSILRESEPAPPASATPLLDEGGRPPSPLPASAPEKCLSVACLDNLARAPLMSGVARLFPCPSSSLHGRVQPGTELSDHLDAMDSNLDNLQTMLTSHGFSVDTSALLDLFSPSVTVPDMSLPDLDSSLASEPPRPLEAENSSPDSGKQLVHYTAQPLLLVDPGSVDVGSSDLPVLFELGEGSYFSEGDDYADDPTISLLTGSEPPKAKDPTVS from the exons ATGGATCTGCCCGTGGGCCCGGGCGCGGCGGGGCCCAGCAACGTCCCGGCTTTCCTGACCAAGCTGTGGACCCTCGTGAGCGACCCGGACACGGACGCGCTTATCTGCTGGAGCCCG GGCCTCCGGCAAGGATCCAGGCCAAGGGGCAGAGACCAG AGCGGGAACAGCTTCCACGTGTTTGACCAGGGCCAGTTCGCCAAGGAGGTGCTGCCCAAGTACTTCAAGCACAACAACATGGCCAGCTTCGTGCGGCAGCTCAACATGT ATGGCTTCCGGAAGGTGGTCCACATTGAGCAGGGGGGTCTGGTCAAGCCAGAGAGGGACGACACTGAGTTCCAGCACCCCTGCTTCCTGCGTGGCCAGGAGCAGCTCCTTGAGAACATCAAGAGGAAAGTGACCAGT GTGTCCACCCTGCGGAGCGAGGACGTGAAGATTCGCCAGGACAGTGTCACCAAGCTGCTGACTGACGTGCAGCTGATGAAGGGGAAGCAGGAGAGCATGGACTCCAAACTGTTGGCCATGAAGCA CGAGAACGAGGCCCTGTGGCGGGAGGTGGCCAGCTTGCGGCAGAAGCACGCCCAGCAGCAGAAGGTCGTCAACAAG ctcaTCCAGTTCCTCATCTCGCTGGTGCAGTCCAACCGGATCCTGGGGGTGAAGAGAAAGAT ccccctGATGCTCAGTGATGGTGGCCCTGCGCACCCTGTGCCCAAATTCGGCCGCCAGTTCTCCCTGGAGCACGTCCACGGCTCTGGTCCCTACTCG ACTCCATCCCCGGCCTACAGCAGCTCCAGTCTCTATGCCCCAGACGCGGTGGCCAGCTCCGGACCCATCATCTCCGATATCACTGAGCTGGGCCCCAGCAGCCCCGGGGCTTCCCCGGGCGCCAACAGAGATGAGAG GTCTCTGTCCGGCAGCTCCCTGGTTCGAGTCAAGGAGGAGCCCCCTAGCCCACCTCAGAGCCCCCGGGCAGAGGATGCCAGTCCTGGGCACCCATCCTCCGTTGTGGACACCCCGCTGTCCCCGACCGCCCTCATTGACTCCATCCTGCGGGAGAGCGAGCCCGCCCCTCCTGCCTCGGCCACTCCCCTCCTGGATGAGGGGGGCCGccccccctctcccctgcccgcCTCGGCCCCCGAGAAGTGCCTCAGCGTAGCCTGCCTGGACAA TTTGGCTCGCGCTCCACTGATGTCTGGGGTCGCCcgcctcttcccctgcccctcttcctctctgcatGGCCGAGTCCAGCCAGG GACGGAGCTCAGTGACCACTTGGACGCCATGGACTCCAACCTGGACAACCTGCAGACCATGCTGACCAGCCACGGCTTCAGCGTGGACACCAGTGCCCTGCTGGAT CTGTTCAGCCCCTCGGTGACCGTGCCAGACATGAGCCTGCCCGACCTTGACAGCAGCCTGGCCAGT gagCCCCCCAGGCCTCTCGAGGCAGAGAACAGCAGCCCTGACTCAG GGAAGCAGCTGGTGCACTACACggcccagcccctgctcctggtGGACCCAGGCTCCGTGGACGTGGGGAGCAGCGACCTGCCGGTGCTCTTCGAGCTGGGGGAGGGCTCCTACTTCTCCGAGGGGGATGACTACGCAGATGACCCCACCATCTCCCTGCTGACAGGCTCTGAGCCCCCCAAAGCCAAGGACCCCACTGTCTCCTAG
- the HSF1 gene encoding heat shock factor protein 1 isoform X6, whose protein sequence is MDLPVGPGAAGPSNVPAFLTKLWTLVSDPDTDALICWSPSGNSFHVFDQGQFAKEVLPKYFKHNNMASFVRQLNMYGFRKVVHIEQGGLVKPERDDTEFQHPCFLRGQEQLLENIKRKVTSVSTLRSEDVKIRQDSVTKLLTDVQLMKGKQESMDSKLLAMKHENEALWREVASLRQKHAQQQKVVNKLIQFLISLVQSNRILGVKRKIPLMLSDGGPAHPVPKFGRQFSLEHVHGSGPYSTPSPAYSSSSLYAPDAVASSGPIISDITELGPSSPGASPGANRDERSLSGSSLVRVKEEPPSPPQSPRAEDASPGHPSSVVDTPLSPTALIDSILRESEPAPPASATPLLDEGGRPPSPLPASAPEKCLSVACLDKTELSDHLDAMDSNLDNLQTMLTSHGFSVDTSALLDLFSPSVTVPDMSLPDLDSSLASEPPRPLEAENSSPDSGKQLVHYTAQPLLLVDPGSVDVGSSDLPVLFELGEGSYFSEGDDYADDPTISLLTGSEPPKAKDPTVS, encoded by the exons ATGGATCTGCCCGTGGGCCCGGGCGCGGCGGGGCCCAGCAACGTCCCGGCTTTCCTGACCAAGCTGTGGACCCTCGTGAGCGACCCGGACACGGACGCGCTTATCTGCTGGAGCCCG AGCGGGAACAGCTTCCACGTGTTTGACCAGGGCCAGTTCGCCAAGGAGGTGCTGCCCAAGTACTTCAAGCACAACAACATGGCCAGCTTCGTGCGGCAGCTCAACATGT ATGGCTTCCGGAAGGTGGTCCACATTGAGCAGGGGGGTCTGGTCAAGCCAGAGAGGGACGACACTGAGTTCCAGCACCCCTGCTTCCTGCGTGGCCAGGAGCAGCTCCTTGAGAACATCAAGAGGAAAGTGACCAGT GTGTCCACCCTGCGGAGCGAGGACGTGAAGATTCGCCAGGACAGTGTCACCAAGCTGCTGACTGACGTGCAGCTGATGAAGGGGAAGCAGGAGAGCATGGACTCCAAACTGTTGGCCATGAAGCA CGAGAACGAGGCCCTGTGGCGGGAGGTGGCCAGCTTGCGGCAGAAGCACGCCCAGCAGCAGAAGGTCGTCAACAAG ctcaTCCAGTTCCTCATCTCGCTGGTGCAGTCCAACCGGATCCTGGGGGTGAAGAGAAAGAT ccccctGATGCTCAGTGATGGTGGCCCTGCGCACCCTGTGCCCAAATTCGGCCGCCAGTTCTCCCTGGAGCACGTCCACGGCTCTGGTCCCTACTCG ACTCCATCCCCGGCCTACAGCAGCTCCAGTCTCTATGCCCCAGACGCGGTGGCCAGCTCCGGACCCATCATCTCCGATATCACTGAGCTGGGCCCCAGCAGCCCCGGGGCTTCCCCGGGCGCCAACAGAGATGAGAG GTCTCTGTCCGGCAGCTCCCTGGTTCGAGTCAAGGAGGAGCCCCCTAGCCCACCTCAGAGCCCCCGGGCAGAGGATGCCAGTCCTGGGCACCCATCCTCCGTTGTGGACACCCCGCTGTCCCCGACCGCCCTCATTGACTCCATCCTGCGGGAGAGCGAGCCCGCCCCTCCTGCCTCGGCCACTCCCCTCCTGGATGAGGGGGGCCGccccccctctcccctgcccgcCTCGGCCCCCGAGAAGTGCCTCAGCGTAGCCTGCCTGGACAA GACGGAGCTCAGTGACCACTTGGACGCCATGGACTCCAACCTGGACAACCTGCAGACCATGCTGACCAGCCACGGCTTCAGCGTGGACACCAGTGCCCTGCTGGAT CTGTTCAGCCCCTCGGTGACCGTGCCAGACATGAGCCTGCCCGACCTTGACAGCAGCCTGGCCAGT gagCCCCCCAGGCCTCTCGAGGCAGAGAACAGCAGCCCTGACTCAG GGAAGCAGCTGGTGCACTACACggcccagcccctgctcctggtGGACCCAGGCTCCGTGGACGTGGGGAGCAGCGACCTGCCGGTGCTCTTCGAGCTGGGGGAGGGCTCCTACTTCTCCGAGGGGGATGACTACGCAGATGACCCCACCATCTCCCTGCTGACAGGCTCTGAGCCCCCCAAAGCCAAGGACCCCACTGTCTCCTAG